In Spiroplasma floricola 23-6, the DNA window GTTGGACATACAAATATGAGATTTGATCAATGCTATAAAGATTATGAAATAGGTTTTAGACATGTAACTCATTTATTTAACGGAATGAGTGGTGTGAGTCAATATGAACCAGGTCTTGCAACATTTAGCTTATATCAAGATGATATTTTGTGTGAAGTAATAACAGATGGAATACATATTGAAAAAGATACTTTAAAATTAATTTACAAAATTAAAGGTCCAGAAAATATTTGTATTATCACTGATGCAATGAATGCAAAAGGTTTACCAGATGGTGAATACAAATTGGGGAATTTGGAAGTTATTAAAAAAGGTATGAAAGTTTCTTTAAAAAGCAGTGGAGTTTTAGCAGGAGCTGGAGCAACCTATGATCATAATGTTAGAACAATGATAGAAGCAAATCCCGAAATTAAAATGCCAGATTTAGTTAAAATGACTTCAATCAATATTGCAAAACAGTTAAAAATATTTTCTCAAAGAGGAAGTATTGAGGAAAATAAATTTGCAGATTTAGTTGTTTTAAACAATGATTTGCAAGTTTTAAAAACAATAGTAGAAGGAAAAGTAATATATGAAAAATAAAATTAATCCTAGAAGTTTCACAATGATAAAATTTTTGTTAACTTTAGGTTTAATTTTTAATTACTCAATTTCACTAGTATCAGTTATTGATGTTTTTAAAAGTAAAAATAATAATTTATTATTAAATACAAAAACATACTTAGCAGTTCAACTACTATTATTTATTTCAGCGATTATAAGTATTTTAATTTTTTTCTTAGTTAGAAAAGATGTTAATAAGAAATTAAGTTATAAGTATAATAAGAAAGAAAAAAAATTAATTTATATAATATGTTTTCTTGTAGCTTTAATTTTCTTGATATCTTTAGTTAATTTACTTATGTTTTTATTTTTATTTAAAAATATTATTATAATGATATTTACATTTTTAATTATTCAGTTATTATTAGGAATTGGTGTTTCAATTTTGGAAAGTTACTCAAGACTTACAGAACAAGCTTTAGTTAATAAATTATGATTTAATAATGAAGAAAATACACAAAATGTAGATAAAACTTCTAAAACTGAAACAAAAGTTTTAGATAAAAAAGATGATTTTAACCCATTTATGGAGGAAAATAATGATTAAATTTGGAACTATAGGAACTTCTTTAATTACAGAAAACTTTATTCAATCTGCAGTTAAAAATCCGAACTGTAAAATAGTTTGTTGCTATTCAAGAGATAAAACAAAAGCACAAAATATTATCAGAGAAAATAAACTTTATGCCAAAGCAGTTGACAATTTTGATCAAATGTTAGATGAAGTTGATGCTGTTTATATTGCTTCACCAAATGGTTTACACTATGAACAAGCAAAATACTTTTTAACACAACAAAAGCATGTTTTGCTTGAAAAACCTTTAACGCTTTTATTTGATCAAGCAGTTGAATTATTTGAAATTGCTAAAAGAAATAATGTTTTTTTAATGGAAGCATATAAAACTTTTCATTGTCCACAATTTTCACATTTATTTGAATTTGTAAAAAATTATCAACCATTTATAGCAAATTTAAATTTAAATAAATATTCTTCAAGAATGGAGAAAGTCAAACTAGGTCAATTTGACTCTGTATTTGATGCAACCCTTGGGAAGGGATCAACTTATGATATGCTGATTTATCCAGTTGAATTAAGTATTGCACTATTTGGTCCTGTTGTTCAAGTAAAGGCAATGGGTCAAAAACTTACAAATGGAAGTGGAATGAGTGATTGTGTTCTTTTAACACATGAAAGTGATGTTCTTACAAATATTGTTTGTAGTAAAGTAAGCACAGGAAGAATTCAAAATGAATTACTCTCTGACATAGCAACACTGACTTTTAAAAATGTTATACAATTAGAAGAGATTAATTTGTATAATCATACAAATTCAGATGAAGTTCAACTAATTCATAAATCAAATAATGATAAAGATTTATTTGAATATGAAATATCTGTATTTTTAAAAATGATATATGAAAATGATTTTTACTTAAGGGACTATTTATTAGATATTAGTTGTGAAGCAATAAGAGTTTTAAATTTAGTTGAAAAAAATCAAGAAAAATTAGGAGATAACTAAAATGAAATTAAATAGATATATAGATCACACTTTATTAAAAGCAGATGCTAAAAAAAAGGAAATCGAAAAATTATGTAATGAAGCTAAGGAATGGGATTTTGCAACTGTTTGTATAAATCCATGTCATATTAGTTATGCAAAAGAATTACTAAAAGGTACAAATGTTGGTATTACAACAGTTGTTGGTTTTCCTTTAGGAGCAAACACAAGTGAAGTAAAAGTTTTTGAAGCAAAACAAGCAATTGAAAATGGTGCAACTGAAATTGATATGGTTATCAATATTGGTGCAGTAAAGGATGCTAATTGAGATTTAGTTTTAAATGATATGAAAGCTGTAAAAAAAGCATCTCCAAATAACTGTGTTAAAGTTATTTTAGAAAATTGTTTGTTAACAAAAGAAGAAATTGTTAAATGTTGTGAATTGGCTTTAGAAGCTAAATTGGAATTTGTAAAAACCTCAACAGGTTTTTCAACATCAGGAGCTAACTTAGAAGATGTTGTTTTAATGAAATCAATTGTTAAAGATAAAGCAAAAGTGAAAGCAGCTGGAGGAGTTAGAACTTTTGAATATGCAATTAAAATGATTGAAAATGGTGCTGAAAGATTGGGTACAAGTGGTGGAGTTGCCATTGTAAAAGGTGAAGAACATAAAAATGGATATTAAAACATTTTTGTAAATATAATAAAAACTGCTTTTATAAAGCAGTTTTTATTTTTTGAAAAAAGTTCTTTATTATTATAATCCTTTAAGAATTATAATAATAAAGTTTTTTATTTTCTATTCTTATTTTTAATTAGTAAAACCATTTTAATTTGTCTATTTTGAATGTTTTTTTTTTTTTTTTTTGAAATAAGATATTTCTGTAAAACAGTTATAAAAATGGAAATATTTCCCTTTTTATATAAATTAAAATTTTTATTTAAAAGAAAGAAAGAAATAATTATTTTAATTTATAGTTAATATTTAAAACTTTAATATAGAGAGTTTAGTATTAAAGATTTAAATTTAATTGAACTTTTTACAACTTACCTTATAAATCAATATCAATTGTATAAATTTAAGGAGGAATAGATATGAAAAATAAAATTAATGTGTATTCAGAAATAGAGCCTTTAGAATCTGTTTTATTACATAGACCTGGTAAAGAAATTGAGAATTTAACCCCTGATTTACTTGAAAGATTGTTATTTGATGATATACCTTTTTTAAAGGTTGCTCAAGAGGAACATGACAAATTTGCTGAAGTTCTTATAAATAATAAAGTTCAGGTTTTTTATATTGAAAAACTTGTACAAGAAGCTTTAGATCAAAATCCTAACTTAAAAGATAAATTTGTAGATCAATTTATTGATGAAGCAAAAATTGAAAAAGAATGAAAAAATAAATATCGAGAATTTTTAATGAGTATGTCTAATCTTGACATGGTAAATGAGATGATAGGAGGAACTAAAAAAATTGATTTAGATCCAAAAGATAAAAGTGATTATCCGTTTATATCAGATCCGCTTCCAAATTTATTATTTCAAAGAGACCCATTTGCTTCTGTAGGAAATGGAGTATTTTTAAATAAAATGTGAAGTGTTACAAGAAACAGAGAAACAATATTTGCTGATTTTGTGTTTAAAAATCACAAAGACTTTAAAGAACAAATTGAAATATATTATGACAGAAATAATGAGTTCCCAATTGAAGGTGGAGATGTTCTAGTTTTAAATAAAGAAATTTTAATTATAGGTATATCTCAAAGAACAAGTATTGATGCTGTTAGATTACTTTCTGATAAGTTATTTAAAAATACAACATTTAAAAAAATAATTGCAATGGACTTACCTAAATCAAGAAGCTATATGCACCTTGATACTGTCTTTACAAATATTGACTATGATAAATTTATTGTTCACCCATTAATTTTTGACGATATTAATAACTTTAAAATAATTGAAATATCACAAGAAGGTGAAAAAGAAATTAAAGAAAGTTTAGTTAAATTTTTAGAAGATATAACAGGCAAAAAAATTCAACTAATAAAATGCGGTGGAGAGGATTCAATTGCTGCAGGAAGAGAACAATGAAATGATGGAACAAATGTTTTGGCAATTGCTCCTGGAGTTGTTATTGCTTATGAAAGAAATTGAGCTACAATTGATCTTTTAGAAAAAGCAAAAGTAAAAGTTTTAAAAATACCAAGTAGTGAATTGTCAAGAGGTAGAGGTGGACCTAGATGTATGTCTATGCCTATTGTAAGAAAACAAAAATAATAAAAAGAAAAGAGGAATTTTAAAAATGATAAATTTAAGAGGAAGAAGTTTGCTAACAGTATTAGATTTTTCTAGAAGAGAAATTGAATACTTACTTGATTTAGCAAGGGACTTAAAAAGAGCGAAATATGCTGGAAATGAAGTTCAAAGATTAAAAGGTAAAAATATATGTCTTTTATTTCAAAAAACAAGTACTAGAACAAGATGTGCTTTTGAAGTAGCAGCAATGGATCAAGGAGCTGGTGTAACTTATATTGGTTCTGAAGGATCACAAATGGGAATTAAAGAATCAATTGCAGATACTGCTCGTGTTTTAGGAAGAATGTATGATGCAATTGAGTTTAGATGTAACAATCACAGTGATGTAGTTGAACTTGCTAAATATGCTGGAGTTCCTGTATTTAATGGTTTGTCAGATAAATTTCATCCAACTCAAATGATAGCTGATTTTATGACCATTATTGAAAAATTTGGAACTTTAAAAGATAAAAAACTTGTTTTTTGTGGTGATGCAAGAAATAATATGGGAAATTCATTAATGGCTTGTTGTGCAAAATTAGGAGTTTCATTTACAGCAGCAGCTCCAAAACAATTATGACCTGATCAAGATTTAATTAAAACTTGTAAAGAAATTGCCAAAGAAACAGGAGCTGTAATTGAATTTGAAGAAGATATTAAAAAAGCTGTTGTAGGAGCAGATGTCATTTATACAGATATATGAGTTTCTATGGGAGAACCAGATTCTGTTTGAGATGAAAGAATAAAATTATTGAAACCATATCAAGTTACTATGAATTTATTTAAATTAGCAAATAAAGATGCTATATTTATGCACTGTTTACCTTCATATCATGATTTAAATACTGATATTGGTAAAAAAATTAATGAAAAATATGGTTTAAGTGAAATGGAAGTTACAAATGAGGTTTTTGAATCAAAAAAATCATGAGCTTTCGAAGAAGCAGAAAACAGACTTCATTCAATTAAAGCAATTATGGTTGCTATGATTGGACTTTAAAAAATACTACTTTAGCAATTTTAAATTTGTGAAAGGAGTATTATGAAAAAAATAAAAGATAAAAAGAAATTTCAAATGCCAACAGCTTTTACAATTCTTTTCTTTATAATTACATTCTTTGTTCTTCTATCTTGAATATTGCAATGAAGTGGTGTAACTTATGAAGCTAATAAAGAAACTCATACTGTACAAGCGTTAGGTATATTAGATATATTTTATTCAATCATTCAAGGATTTCTTTCTAAAGCTGAAATAATAATTTTTATATTAGTTTTAGGAGGATTTATAAATGTAGTTTTAGAAACCAAAGCTCTAGAAGCTTTTACACAATCAGTGTCTAAAAAATTAGGTAATAAAGCTATTTGATTGATTCCAATATTAATGCTATTCTTTAGTTTTTGTGGTTCAACATATGGAATGGCAGAGGAGTCACTTGGATTTTATTTAATTATAATTCCTTTAGTATTGTCATCTGGATATGATAAGTTTACAGGTTTATTAATAGTATTGTTTGGTGCTGGAGCTGGTGTTTTAGCTTCAACTGTTAATCCATTTGTTATTGCAGCTGCAACTGATGCAGCTGGGGGTAAAATCTCAAGTGGAGAAGGTATGGCTTGAAGATGAATAAGTTGAATGTTTATTAGCACATTTGCGATTTTATATGTAATGTGATATGCAATTAGAACTAAAAAAAATCCCAATAAATCAGTTACATTTTCAACTTTAGAAGAAGATAAAGTATTCTTTTTAGGAGAAAGTGTTGAAGAGATTAAATTTAACAAAAGAAGAGTTGCAACTTTAATTGTATTTTTAATAACTTTTGTAATTATGGTCATATACTTAGTTGCATGAGATTCAATTTTAGGGGGAAATAAATTTGAATCAGCTGGTAAATGAATGAATAAAAATATTCCCTATCTTACTGCTCTTGTTCCAGGTTTTGGAAAGGGATACTTACCAGAAGTTGCTTTATTTTTCTTTGTAAGTTCTTTAATAATGGGAGCTATTAATTGAAAAGGTGAAAAAAACTATGTTGAGCAAATGATCGTAGGTACAAAAGATATGTTAGGAGTTTGTCTTGTAATTGCAACAGCAGCTGGTGTTGGTGTTGTAATGGAAAAATCAGGTATTCAACTTCTATTTGTAAATGGACTTTCAAGTGTAATGAAAGATATGAATAAAACTTTATTCATATTAATCTCATTTATCTTATTCCTACCTTTATCATTTGTAATTCCTTCTACAAGTGGATTTGCAGCTGCTATATTTCCAATTTGAGGACCATTGGCAGTAACAATTGGAGCAGGTTCAGGAAGTGTTCTTGCATTTAGTTTTGCAAGTGGAATTATAAACCTATTTACTCCAACTAGTGGAGTTGTTATGGGAGCTTTAGGAATTGCCAAAATGGATTATGGATCTTTCTTAAAAGAAGCATGAAAATTCATTTTAGGAATTACATTAGTTTGTTGCTTATTATTAATTATTGGATCATTTATGCCATCAAGTATATTTTAGAAATGGAGATATAAAATTATGTTAAAAATTGTTGTTGCTCTTGGAGGAAATGCTTTAGGAAATACACCAAATGAGCAAAAAGAAATAGTAAAAGAGACAGCTAAGAATTTGGTAGATTTAATTAGTGCTGGACATAAATTAGTTATTGTTCATGGTAATGGACCTCAAGTTGGAATGATAAATCAAGCATTCAATATTGCAAATACTTATGATAAAAAATCTCCACTTGTGGATTTTCCAGAATGTGGAAGTATGAGTCAAGGATATATTGGCTATCATTTGCAAAATGCTATTAAAAATGAGTTTGAAAAAAGAAAAATGAACTCCAATA includes these proteins:
- the nagA gene encoding N-acetylglucosamine-6-phosphate deacetylase — protein: MILKNAKIVLEKEIIENGWLELEGKKIKSINRGSTDLEGVDLKNNWLMPGFIDCHVHGGYGVDFESGTIEAFEKFSKNVAIEGITSYVQGSVTNSKENNEKYLHQFAQFMKKEPIGSKCLGLHLEGPFISKEKKGAHEVSLLEKPNIDSLKQLIKYSNDNIRIVTYAADLQDGSFTKYMLENNILPSVGHTNMRFDQCYKDYEIGFRHVTHLFNGMSGVSQYEPGLATFSLYQDDILCEVITDGIHIEKDTLKLIYKIKGPENICIITDAMNAKGLPDGEYKLGNLEVIKKGMKVSLKSSGVLAGAGATYDHNVRTMIEANPEIKMPDLVKMTSINIAKQLKIFSQRGSIEENKFADLVVLNNDLQVLKTIVEGKVIYEK
- a CDS encoding Gfo/Idh/MocA family protein, whose product is MIKFGTIGTSLITENFIQSAVKNPNCKIVCCYSRDKTKAQNIIRENKLYAKAVDNFDQMLDEVDAVYIASPNGLHYEQAKYFLTQQKHVLLEKPLTLLFDQAVELFEIAKRNNVFLMEAYKTFHCPQFSHLFEFVKNYQPFIANLNLNKYSSRMEKVKLGQFDSVFDATLGKGSTYDMLIYPVELSIALFGPVVQVKAMGQKLTNGSGMSDCVLLTHESDVLTNIVCSKVSTGRIQNELLSDIATLTFKNVIQLEEINLYNHTNSDEVQLIHKSNNDKDLFEYEISVFLKMIYENDFYLRDYLLDISCEAIRVLNLVEKNQEKLGDN
- the deoC gene encoding deoxyribose-phosphate aldolase, translated to MKLNRYIDHTLLKADAKKKEIEKLCNEAKEWDFATVCINPCHISYAKELLKGTNVGITTVVGFPLGANTSEVKVFEAKQAIENGATEIDMVINIGAVKDANWDLVLNDMKAVKKASPNNCVKVILENCLLTKEEIVKCCELALEAKLEFVKTSTGFSTSGANLEDVVLMKSIVKDKAKVKAAGGVRTFEYAIKMIENGAERLGTSGGVAIVKGEEHKNGY
- a CDS encoding arginine deiminase — translated: MKNKINVYSEIEPLESVLLHRPGKEIENLTPDLLERLLFDDIPFLKVAQEEHDKFAEVLINNKVQVFYIEKLVQEALDQNPNLKDKFVDQFIDEAKIEKEWKNKYREFLMSMSNLDMVNEMIGGTKKIDLDPKDKSDYPFISDPLPNLLFQRDPFASVGNGVFLNKMWSVTRNRETIFADFVFKNHKDFKEQIEIYYDRNNEFPIEGGDVLVLNKEILIIGISQRTSIDAVRLLSDKLFKNTTFKKIIAMDLPKSRSYMHLDTVFTNIDYDKFIVHPLIFDDINNFKIIEISQEGEKEIKESLVKFLEDITGKKIQLIKCGGEDSIAAGREQWNDGTNVLAIAPGVVIAYERNWATIDLLEKAKVKVLKIPSSELSRGRGGPRCMSMPIVRKQK
- the argF gene encoding ornithine carbamoyltransferase, translated to MINLRGRSLLTVLDFSRREIEYLLDLARDLKRAKYAGNEVQRLKGKNICLLFQKTSTRTRCAFEVAAMDQGAGVTYIGSEGSQMGIKESIADTARVLGRMYDAIEFRCNNHSDVVELAKYAGVPVFNGLSDKFHPTQMIADFMTIIEKFGTLKDKKLVFCGDARNNMGNSLMACCAKLGVSFTAAAPKQLWPDQDLIKTCKEIAKETGAVIEFEEDIKKAVVGADVIYTDIWVSMGEPDSVWDERIKLLKPYQVTMNLFKLANKDAIFMHCLPSYHDLNTDIGKKINEKYGLSEMEVTNEVFESKKSWAFEEAENRLHSIKAIMVAMIGL
- a CDS encoding YfcC family protein, with product MKKIKDKKKFQMPTAFTILFFIITFFVLLSWILQWSGVTYEANKETHTVQALGILDIFYSIIQGFLSKAEIIIFILVLGGFINVVLETKALEAFTQSVSKKLGNKAIWLIPILMLFFSFCGSTYGMAEESLGFYLIIIPLVLSSGYDKFTGLLIVLFGAGAGVLASTVNPFVIAAATDAAGGKISSGEGMAWRWISWMFISTFAILYVMWYAIRTKKNPNKSVTFSTLEEDKVFFLGESVEEIKFNKRRVATLIVFLITFVIMVIYLVAWDSILGGNKFESAGKWMNKNIPYLTALVPGFGKGYLPEVALFFFVSSLIMGAINWKGEKNYVEQMIVGTKDMLGVCLVIATAAGVGVVMEKSGIQLLFVNGLSSVMKDMNKTLFILISFILFLPLSFVIPSTSGFAAAIFPIWGPLAVTIGAGSGSVLAFSFASGIINLFTPTSGVVMGALGIAKMDYGSFLKEAWKFILGITLVCCLLLIIGSFMPSSIF